One Gemmatimonadales bacterium genomic window carries:
- a CDS encoding antibiotic biosynthesis monooxygenase: protein MPSPTQSATKVRAALLVRLEAKPGKENDVAKFLEGGLPIVEQEPATITWYALKLGPSTFGIFDTFPDDSGRKAHLAGRVAAALMAQAPDLLAKAPSIEQVDILAAKLPV from the coding sequence ATGCCTTCCCCCACCCAATCCGCCACCAAAGTTCGCGCTGCCCTCCTGGTCCGCCTCGAAGCCAAACCCGGCAAGGAGAACGACGTCGCGAAGTTTCTCGAGGGCGGCTTGCCCATCGTCGAGCAGGAGCCGGCCACCATCACCTGGTACGCCCTCAAGCTCGGGCCCTCGACCTTCGGCATTTTCGACACCTTCCCCGACGACAGCGGACGCAAGGCGCACCTCGCCGGCCGAGTCGCCGCCGCGCTGATGGCGCAGGCGCCCGACCTCCTGGCGAAGGCGCCGAGCATCGAGCAGGTGGACATTCTCGCGGCGAAGCTGCCGGTGTGA
- a CDS encoding DUF1697 domain-containing protein — protein sequence MTTWVALLRGVNVGGKKPVAMADLRALAADLGCSDVRSLLQSGNLVFRGNGAAARLERRLEQEAEARLGLSTTFFLRSAPEWRDIIAGNPLRAEAERDPGHLIVMCLRDAPDAARVKALQGAIVGREVVRAGGRHLYVTYPDGAGRSRLTTALIDRTLGTICTGRNWNTVRKLAACAGEVEPQHGAV from the coding sequence CTGACCACCTGGGTCGCGCTGCTCCGCGGCGTCAACGTGGGCGGCAAGAAGCCGGTCGCCATGGCCGATCTGCGCGCGCTCGCGGCCGATCTCGGGTGCAGCGACGTCCGCTCGCTGCTCCAGAGCGGCAACCTCGTCTTCCGCGGCAACGGCGCCGCCGCCCGGCTCGAACGCCGGCTCGAGCAGGAAGCCGAGGCGCGGCTCGGCCTCAGCACGACCTTCTTCCTGCGCAGCGCGCCCGAGTGGCGAGACATCATTGCCGGCAATCCCCTCCGGGCCGAGGCCGAGCGCGACCCCGGCCACCTCATCGTCATGTGCCTGCGCGACGCACCGGACGCGGCGCGCGTGAAGGCGCTGCAAGGCGCCATCGTCGGCCGGGAAGTCGTTCGTGCCGGCGGCCGGCACCTCTACGTCACCTACCCCGACGGCGCCGGACGGTCGCGCCTCACCACCGCGCTCATCGACCGGACGCTCGGCACCATCTGCACGGGGCGCAACTGGAATACGGTACGGAAGCTCGCGGCATGCGCGGGCGAGGTCGAGCCTCAACACGGGGCGGTTTGA
- a CDS encoding DUF1330 domain-containing protein, with protein MSKGYWITAYRAVHDLTALTEYAKLAGPAIEAGGGRFLVRNNAARAFEEGVNERTVVIEFESVERAVATYESPAYQRALVTLYGAVERDVRIVEGVP; from the coding sequence GTGTCAAAAGGTTACTGGATCACCGCATACCGCGCCGTACACGATCTCACCGCGCTCACCGAATACGCCAAGCTTGCCGGCCCCGCGATCGAGGCCGGCGGCGGCCGCTTCCTGGTGCGGAACAACGCCGCCCGCGCATTCGAGGAGGGCGTGAACGAGCGGACGGTCGTGATCGAGTTCGAGAGCGTCGAGCGCGCGGTCGCCACGTACGAGAGCCCCGCCTACCAGCGCGCGCTCGTCACGCTCTACGGCGCCGTCGAGCGCGACGTGCGCATCGTGGAAGGCGTGCCCTGA
- a CDS encoding VOC family protein, translating into MATVSVRYIVDDVDAAIAFYTRHLNFAVDMHPAPAFAMLSRGDLRLLLSAPIGAGGGAQAMPDGRKPEPGGWNRIQLEVDDLAAAVAELRRNGARFRNDIVTGIGGKQILLEDPAGNPIELFEPGRR; encoded by the coding sequence ATGGCGACCGTGAGCGTCCGCTACATCGTTGACGACGTCGACGCGGCCATCGCGTTCTATACCCGTCATCTGAATTTCGCCGTCGATATGCATCCCGCGCCCGCCTTCGCGATGCTCTCCCGCGGCGACCTGCGCCTCCTGCTCAGCGCGCCCATAGGCGCCGGCGGGGGCGCGCAGGCCATGCCGGACGGACGCAAGCCGGAGCCCGGCGGCTGGAACCGCATCCAACTCGAGGTGGACGATCTCGCGGCCGCCGTGGCCGAGCTGCGCCGGAATGGCGCCCGGTTCCGGAACGACATCGTCACCGGGATCGGCGGGAAACAGATCCTGCTGGAGGACCCGGCGGGCAATCCCATCGAGCTGTTCGAACCGGGACGGCGGTAG
- a CDS encoding DUF6496 domain-containing protein: protein MATRSSSSRKSSGRKYGPKAQKSVERAMRKRKHGTLRRGKSGHGGKVKSRRQAIAIGLSEARKEGDKVPPAPKGSASRRRSRSSSKK, encoded by the coding sequence ATGGCGACCAGGAGTTCATCCAGCCGAAAGTCGAGCGGCCGCAAGTACGGCCCCAAGGCGCAGAAGAGCGTCGAGCGCGCAATGCGCAAGCGGAAGCACGGCACGCTGCGCCGCGGCAAGTCGGGACACGGCGGCAAGGTGAAGAGCCGCAGGCAGGCGATCGCGATCGGACTCTCCGAAGCGCGCAAGGAGGGCGACAAGGTGCCGCCCGCGCCCAAGGGGAGCGCATCGCGGCGGCGCTCGCGGTCAAGCAGCAAGAAGTAG
- a CDS encoding kelch repeat-containing protein, translated as MMRIHVRHAGAAAFLVAGSAACSRAPAPPPPPQVATRAAPPGGTWHTEPPMRYARAAHAVVSTGEAIYALAGTGAGGAPVLAIERFDGRTWSVESTLPGPGLNAPAAAVLGRRIYVIGGFNTTTNVPSDRVYVYDTQGRTWSEAAPLPAPRGGHAAVAWDGRIHVIGGGNSRSTIADHDVYDPAQDRWTALAPLPRAEGSPAAAVSEGKLYAIGGRSGPGDFGAVDIYDPAADRWSAGPEIEPRGTAGAVVYCGAMYLFGGESQARATTLADVLRLGPGESAWQRLPDMPTARDFARAVVFRDAVYVVGGSPTPGRSHASEGSAVVERFQCV; from the coding sequence ATGATGCGCATCCACGTGCGGCACGCCGGTGCGGCCGCCTTTCTCGTAGCCGGCTCCGCGGCCTGCTCTCGCGCGCCGGCGCCGCCGCCGCCGCCGCAAGTAGCGACCCGGGCCGCTCCGCCGGGCGGTACCTGGCACACCGAGCCGCCGATGCGCTACGCGCGGGCGGCGCATGCGGTCGTGAGCACGGGCGAGGCGATCTACGCGCTCGCGGGCACCGGGGCGGGCGGGGCGCCCGTGCTGGCGATCGAGCGGTTCGACGGCCGCACCTGGTCCGTCGAGTCGACGCTCCCGGGGCCGGGCCTCAACGCGCCGGCGGCGGCCGTCCTCGGCCGGCGCATCTACGTGATCGGCGGGTTCAACACCACGACGAACGTGCCCTCCGATCGCGTGTACGTCTATGACACGCAGGGCCGAACCTGGAGCGAGGCCGCGCCGCTGCCGGCACCACGCGGCGGCCACGCGGCAGTCGCATGGGACGGCAGGATTCACGTGATCGGCGGGGGCAATTCGCGCTCGACCATCGCCGACCACGACGTCTACGACCCGGCGCAGGATCGCTGGACGGCGCTCGCGCCGCTGCCGCGCGCTGAGGGAAGTCCCGCGGCAGCCGTGTCGGAGGGAAAGCTCTACGCCATCGGGGGCCGGAGCGGTCCGGGAGACTTCGGCGCGGTGGACATATACGATCCCGCGGCGGACCGGTGGTCCGCCGGGCCCGAGATCGAGCCGCGCGGCACGGCAGGCGCGGTGGTGTACTGCGGCGCCATGTATCTGTTCGGCGGCGAATCGCAGGCTCGCGCCACCACCCTCGCGGACGTCCTGCGGCTCGGACCGGGCGAAAGCGCGTGGCAGCGGCTGCCCGACATGCCGACGGCGCGCGACTTCGCGCGCGCGGTGGTCTTTCGCGACGCCGTGTACGTCGTCGGCGGGAGCCCGACGCCCGGGCGCAGCCACGCGTCGGAGGGGAGCGCGGTGGTCGAGCGATTCCAATGCGTGTGA
- a CDS encoding cobalamin-binding protein: MRIVSLLPSATEMICALGLEDQLVGVTHECDFPASVRRLPKVTRTLIPTDATSGEIDRLVRERLSADRALYSLDLAVLERLRPDLIVTQALCDVCAVAEDEVRAAACALPGAPRVINLEPESLGQVFDAIREVARAAGIERGAGEVVAGLTARVEAVAARSAALVERPRVALLEWLDPPFSCGHWSPELVRLAGGVEGLGREGEPSRTLRWDEVTAWAPEVVFIACCGFSVERTLEDVPALWSAPGWPELPAARSGRVYVTNGSDYFSRPGPRLVDGLEILAHALHPEVHPLPAGLPAPVRVNRPAAQTASPV, encoded by the coding sequence ATGAGAATCGTATCCCTGCTGCCGAGCGCCACCGAGATGATCTGCGCGCTGGGGCTCGAAGACCAGCTGGTGGGTGTCACCCATGAGTGCGATTTTCCCGCGTCGGTGCGCCGGCTGCCGAAGGTCACGCGCACGCTGATTCCGACCGACGCGACGAGCGGGGAAATCGATCGGCTGGTGCGCGAGCGGCTGAGCGCGGACCGCGCGCTCTATTCCCTCGACCTGGCCGTGCTCGAGCGCCTCCGCCCCGATCTCATCGTGACCCAGGCGCTCTGCGACGTCTGCGCGGTGGCGGAGGACGAGGTGCGCGCCGCCGCGTGCGCGCTGCCGGGTGCGCCGCGGGTGATCAACCTGGAGCCCGAGTCGCTCGGGCAGGTGTTCGATGCCATTCGCGAGGTCGCGCGTGCGGCGGGCATCGAGCGGGGGGCAGGCGAAGTCGTCGCGGGGCTCACCGCGCGCGTCGAGGCGGTAGCCGCGCGCTCGGCCGCGCTCGTGGAGCGGCCGCGCGTCGCGCTGCTCGAGTGGCTCGACCCGCCGTTTTCCTGCGGACACTGGAGCCCGGAGCTGGTGCGGCTCGCGGGCGGTGTCGAGGGGCTCGGCCGCGAGGGCGAACCGTCGCGCACGCTCCGCTGGGACGAGGTGACGGCGTGGGCGCCGGAGGTCGTATTCATTGCCTGCTGCGGGTTCAGCGTCGAGCGCACGCTGGAGGACGTGCCGGCGTTGTGGTCGGCGCCGGGCTGGCCGGAGCTGCCGGCGGCGCGCTCGGGACGGGTGTACGTGACGAACGGCTCCGACTACTTCAGCCGCCCCGGTCCGCGGCTGGTGGACGGCCTCGAGATCCTGGCGCACGCGCTGCACCCCGAGGTGCATCCGCTGCCCGCCGGGCTGCCGGCGCCCGTCCGGGTGAATCGGCCGGCCGCGCAGACGGCGAGCCCCGTGTGA
- a CDS encoding methyltransferase domain-containing protein: MTCCHRCAVSKQFDARTARRDLRRFERRGPDASTRVLLAAVQSRPLPPDPTLLDIGGGIGAIQHVLLERGFASATQVDASEAYLAASAEEAQHLGHADRVTFQLAEFPAEATEVPPADAVTLDRVVCCDPDYARLLGAAAGRARHLVAFSYPRPSWLSRIFVAAINASRRLRGRAFRAYLHPPARMRTVLGEAGLRQAWAGGTWIWAVELFER; the protein is encoded by the coding sequence ATGACCTGCTGCCACCGCTGCGCCGTGTCAAAGCAGTTCGACGCCCGCACCGCGCGGCGCGACCTCCGGCGATTCGAGCGCCGGGGCCCCGACGCATCGACCCGGGTGCTTCTGGCCGCCGTCCAATCGCGCCCGCTTCCGCCCGACCCGACGCTGCTCGACATCGGCGGCGGCATCGGTGCGATCCAGCACGTCCTGCTCGAGCGCGGTTTTGCGAGTGCCACGCAGGTCGACGCCTCGGAGGCTTATCTCGCCGCGTCCGCCGAGGAAGCGCAGCACCTCGGCCATGCCGACCGCGTCACCTTTCAGCTCGCCGAGTTCCCGGCCGAAGCGACTGAGGTGCCGCCGGCCGATGCCGTCACCCTCGACCGCGTCGTCTGCTGCGACCCCGACTACGCCCGCCTGCTCGGCGCCGCGGCCGGTCGTGCCCGCCATCTGGTCGCGTTCAGCTACCCTCGACCGAGCTGGCTCAGCCGTATATTCGTGGCCGCCATCAACGCGTCGCGGCGGCTTCGCGGGCGCGCGTTCAGGGCGTACCTGCATCCGCCGGCGCGTATGCGTACCGTTCTGGGTGAGGCCGGCCTCAGGCAGGCATGGGCCGGCGGGACCTGGATCTGGGCCGTGGAGCTGTTCGAGCGATGA
- a CDS encoding DUF456 domain-containing protein has protein sequence MADPFAFLLLLTGIVAGLLLIPFSLPGLWVMLLALLGYGWLTEFRTLGVGLLTLVFALALIGEIVEAWLGFRFARRYGGSKRAGWGALVGGLIGAIVGVPVPLVGSVIGGFFGAFIGAALFEYTRERHAGTAAGAGWGAVLGRATAAAAKMALGMVIAVLALFVGLRG, from the coding sequence ATGGCTGACCCCTTCGCCTTCCTGCTCCTTCTCACCGGCATTGTCGCCGGACTGCTGCTCATTCCGTTCAGCCTGCCCGGCCTCTGGGTGATGCTGCTTGCGCTTTTGGGCTATGGATGGCTCACGGAGTTCCGCACGCTCGGCGTGGGGCTTCTCACCCTCGTCTTTGCCCTCGCGCTCATCGGTGAAATCGTCGAAGCGTGGCTCGGCTTCCGCTTCGCGCGACGGTACGGCGGATCGAAGCGCGCCGGGTGGGGCGCGCTCGTCGGCGGGCTCATCGGTGCCATCGTCGGCGTGCCGGTGCCGCTCGTGGGCTCCGTGATCGGCGGCTTCTTCGGCGCCTTCATCGGCGCGGCGCTGTTCGAGTACACGCGCGAGCGCCACGCGGGCACCGCCGCCGGCGCCGGATGGGGCGCCGTGCTCGGCCGCGCCACCGCCGCCGCGGCAAAGATGGCGCTCGGCATGGTCATCGCCGTGCTCGCCCTGTTCGTGGGCCTCCGCGGCTGA
- a CDS encoding type II toxin-antitoxin system RelE/ParE family toxin, translating to MPPADKPLVWLHGEVKTPPFSKEARLEAGILLRRLQGGARLGLPHSRPMPGIGPACHELRIRDRDSSWRIICRLDPDAVVIVDVFSKKTRATPDVVIQVCRRRLRFYDEATRSVEEDR from the coding sequence ATGCCGCCGGCCGACAAGCCGCTCGTATGGCTGCATGGAGAGGTGAAGACGCCGCCGTTCTCCAAGGAGGCTCGGCTCGAAGCTGGCATCTTGTTACGGCGCCTGCAAGGCGGCGCCAGGCTGGGTCTCCCTCACTCGCGTCCGATGCCCGGTATTGGCCCCGCGTGTCATGAGTTGCGAATTCGTGATCGTGACTCGTCTTGGCGAATTATCTGTCGGCTCGATCCAGACGCGGTCGTGATCGTGGACGTCTTCAGCAAGAAGACCCGGGCCACACCCGACGTCGTGATTCAGGTCTGCCGGCGACGACTCCGATTTTATGATGAGGCCACACGTAGCGTTGAGGAGGACCGATGA
- a CDS encoding helix-turn-helix domain-containing protein yields the protein MNKAKQTKLEADGWRVGSTADFLKLSPEEVAFVETKLALSRTLRARRTAQHLSQSNLAKRLRSSQSRVAKMEAADPSVSVDLLLRALYALGATPRDVANALRKSRTGAAA from the coding sequence ATGAACAAGGCAAAGCAGACCAAGCTCGAAGCCGACGGCTGGCGCGTCGGATCCACCGCCGATTTTCTCAAGCTCTCGCCAGAGGAGGTGGCCTTCGTCGAGACCAAACTGGCGCTGAGCCGGACTCTCCGCGCCCGGCGGACGGCCCAGCACCTCAGTCAGTCGAATCTGGCCAAGCGCTTGAGGTCGAGCCAGTCGCGGGTGGCCAAGATGGAAGCCGCCGATCCCTCGGTGTCCGTCGATCTGCTGCTGCGCGCTCTCTACGCACTCGGGGCCACGCCGCGCGACGTGGCGAACGCTCTCCGGAAATCACGCACCGGGGCAGCGGCGTGA
- a CDS encoding DinB family protein codes for MEKRVFDQVWDQTRQKYGIYLRLLEAMPEACYFSFPIPAMRTPAELMVHVSATIIRDIAQGVAKGNITADEASEGRIAKELGKKAALIAFARECWELADAAVARIGPAELSATVPTPWGKSFPGWVAFNIQGDEFLHHRGQLYAYARACGVAPPSIYSFAENAPEFRPSH; via the coding sequence ATGGAAAAGCGCGTGTTCGATCAGGTGTGGGACCAGACCCGCCAGAAATACGGCATCTACCTCCGCCTGCTCGAGGCCATGCCGGAGGCGTGCTACTTCAGCTTCCCCATCCCCGCCATGCGGACGCCCGCCGAGCTGATGGTGCATGTCTCGGCCACCATCATCCGCGACATCGCGCAGGGCGTGGCGAAGGGGAACATCACGGCGGACGAAGCGTCCGAGGGAAGGATTGCCAAAGAGCTGGGAAAGAAGGCGGCGTTGATCGCGTTCGCGCGGGAATGCTGGGAACTGGCCGACGCCGCGGTGGCCCGAATCGGCCCCGCCGAGCTCAGCGCGACGGTCCCGACCCCGTGGGGCAAGTCATTTCCCGGCTGGGTGGCGTTCAACATCCAGGGCGACGAGTTCCTCCATCATCGGGGGCAGCTCTACGCCTATGCACGGGCGTGCGGAGTCGCGCCGCCGTCGATCTACAGCTTCGCGGAGAACGCGCCGGAGTTCCGTCCGTCGCACTGA
- a CDS encoding GNAT family N-acetyltransferase, translating to MIGAPPRIRPARAADADALARLLGQLGYPAAGTDVARRLERMMGSGHATVLVAEQDGEVVGLATFHLMHVLNRARTVAWLTALVVDEAARGVGIGRALVDGVEAFAREAGCERLSVTTQEFRTEAHAFYARLGFEHTGRRFAKPL from the coding sequence ATGATCGGGGCACCGCCCCGAATCCGCCCTGCGCGCGCCGCCGACGCCGATGCGCTCGCCCGACTCTTGGGCCAGCTCGGCTATCCCGCCGCGGGCACGGACGTCGCTCGACGCCTCGAGCGGATGATGGGAAGCGGCCACGCCACCGTTCTCGTCGCCGAGCAGGACGGCGAGGTGGTGGGTCTTGCGACCTTCCATCTGATGCACGTGTTGAATCGGGCGCGGACCGTCGCGTGGCTCACGGCACTGGTGGTCGATGAGGCCGCCCGCGGGGTGGGCATCGGGCGCGCGCTGGTCGACGGCGTCGAGGCATTCGCCCGCGAAGCCGGGTGCGAGCGCCTGTCGGTCACCACCCAGGAGTTTCGGACCGAAGCGCACGCCTTCTACGCCCGGCTCGGGTTCGAGCACACCGGCCGACGCTTCGCCAAGCCGCTATAG